Proteins encoded together in one Cicer arietinum cultivar CDC Frontier isolate Library 1 chromosome 4, Cicar.CDCFrontier_v2.0, whole genome shotgun sequence window:
- the LOC101493405 gene encoding MYB-like transcription factor EOBI — protein MYSGVIEGNTRWCVIEEDGWRKGPWTSEEDKLLIEYVKLHGEGRWNSVASLAGLRRNGKSCRLRWVNYLRPDLKKGQITPQEESIILELHARWGNRWSTIARNLPGRTDNEIKNYWRTHFKKKAKKTADAADKTKKVSLRKQNQQQIKQQQQIQQQQQIQYNFDMKGILELLEENEYSVPSTSQETQEMVTMCPETTEQHGYFYSMLNGNCNVYADESSNEEILWDGLWNLDDVLGNSMQLMLQAKPTNVHNLVTPFC, from the exons ATGTATTCAGGTGTCATTGAAGGAAACACAAGATGGTGTGTAATAGAAGAAGATGGATGGAGAAAAGGACCTTGGACTTCTGAGGAAGACAAATTGCTCATTGAGTATGTCAAACTGCATGGTGAAGGAAGATGGAACTCTGTTGCTAGCCTTGCAG GACTAAGAAGAAATGGGAAAAGTTGTAGATTGAGATGGGTGAATTATCTGAGACCAGACCTCAAGAAGGGTCAGATAACACCACAAGAAGAAAGCATAATCCTAGAGCTTCATGCTAGGTGGGGAAATAG gtgGTCAACAATTGCAAGAAATTTACCAGGACGAACTGACAACGAGATAAAGAACTATTGGAGGACTCATTTCaagaaaaaagcaaaaaaaaccGCGGATGCGGCCGATAAGACAAAAAAGGTTTCCTTAAGGAAGCAGAACCAACAACAGATAAAACAACAGCAACAGATTCAACAGCAACAACAAATACAATATAACTTTGACATGAAAGGGATCTTAGAGTTGCTTGAGGAAAATGAGTATAGTGTGCCTTCTACATCTCAAGAGACACAAGAAATGGTTACTATGTGTCCAGAAACAACAGAACAACATGGCTACTTCTACTCTATGCTCAATGGTAATTGTAATGTCTATGCAGATGAGTCTTCAAATGAAGAAATTTTGTGGGATGGTCTTTGGAACTTGGATGATGTTCTTGGAAATTCAATGCAGCTAATGCTACAAGCAAAGCCAACCAATGTGCACAATTTAGTTACTCCTTTTTGTTAA